One region of Chryseobacterium muglaense genomic DNA includes:
- the rplC gene encoding 50S ribosomal protein L3 produces the protein MSGIIGKKIGMTSLFDENGKNMPCTVIQAGPCSVLQVRTIEKDGYKSVQLGFDDKSEKNVGKALAGHFKKAGSTPKAKLVEFYREFVDQVTVGVDVTVDLFAEGEFVDVTGTSKGKGFQGVVKRHGFGGVMQATHGQHNRLRAPGSIGAGSDPSRVFKGMRMAGRMGGKQVTVQNLQVLKVDQEQNLLVVKGAVPGAKNSYVIIRKWN, from the coding sequence ATGTCAGGTATTATTGGAAAAAAAATTGGGATGACTTCTCTGTTTGACGAAAACGGCAAAAATATGCCGTGTACCGTTATTCAGGCAGGTCCTTGCTCAGTTTTACAGGTCAGAACCATTGAAAAGGACGGATATAAATCTGTTCAGTTAGGTTTCGATGACAAGAGTGAAAAGAACGTTGGTAAAGCGTTAGCCGGTCACTTTAAAAAGGCTGGTTCAACTCCTAAAGCTAAGTTGGTAGAATTCTACAGAGAATTCGTAGACCAAGTTACTGTAGGTGTAGATGTAACTGTAGACTTATTCGCTGAAGGTGAATTTGTTGACGTAACAGGTACTTCTAAAGGTAAAGGTTTCCAAGGTGTTGTTAAAAGACACGGGTTTGGAGGTGTAATGCAAGCTACTCACGGTCAGCACAACAGACTTAGAGCTCCAGGTTCTATTGGTGCTGGATCGGATCCTTCAAGAGTATTCAAAGGAATGAGAATGGCAGGTAGAATGGGAGGTAAGCAGGTGACTGTACAAAACCTTCAAGTATTAAAAGTGGATCAAGAACAAAATCTTTTAGTAGTAAAAGGTGCTGTTCCGGGAGCTAAAAATTCTTATGTAATTATCAGAAAATGGAATTAG
- the rplD gene encoding 50S ribosomal protein L4 gives MELVVLNTSGKETGKKVTLDESIFGIEPNKHAVYLEVKQYLAAQRQGTHKSKERSEITASTKKLKKQKGSGSARYGDIKSPTFRGGGRVFGPKPRDYRFKLNKALKRLAKKSVLSQKMRDNSIRIVEGLSIAAPKTKDFITVLNALALNDKKSLFILADTNKNVYLSSRNLPKTKVMKFNEISSYDLINAGEIVFLEGAVEKFQENLKK, from the coding sequence ATGGAATTAGTAGTATTAAATACATCAGGAAAAGAAACCGGAAAAAAAGTAACTCTAGACGAATCTATCTTCGGAATTGAGCCAAACAAGCACGCGGTTTACTTAGAGGTAAAACAATATCTTGCTGCACAGCGTCAAGGTACTCATAAATCAAAAGAAAGAAGCGAAATTACTGCTTCTACTAAAAAACTTAAGAAGCAAAAAGGATCTGGTTCTGCTAGATACGGTGATATTAAATCTCCTACTTTTAGAGGTGGAGGTAGAGTATTCGGTCCTAAGCCAAGAGACTACAGATTCAAATTGAACAAAGCTCTTAAGAGATTAGCTAAAAAATCTGTTCTTTCTCAGAAAATGAGAGATAACAGCATCAGAATTGTTGAAGGTTTAAGCATTGCTGCTCCTAAAACTAAAGATTTCATCACGGTATTGAATGCTTTGGCATTGAATGACAAGAAGTCTCTATTCATTTTGGCTGATACTAACAAGAACGTATATTTATCTTCAAGAAACTTGCCTAAGACTAAAGTGATGAAATTCAACGAAATTTCTTCTTATGACTTAATCAATGCAGGTGAGATCGTTTTCTTAGAAGGTGCAGTTGAAAAATTCCAGGAAAATTTAAAGAAATAA